From the genome of Anopheles funestus chromosome 2RL, idAnoFuneDA-416_04, whole genome shotgun sequence:
CCTCGGAAACAAGTAGATTGCGTTGTAAAATGATGATAACGTTCGTTTTAATGGTGTGACCAAATATGTGACTaacaaaaacacgatcgaGTGTGTGCTacgcaaatagaaaaaaaaactaaatccaTCGAAAGAGGTGCAGTGGACAGGCGACTAAGCAGAGACAGATCTATCAAAAAAACCGCATGCGATTTGGGCATGTAATATGGTTCCGATATGACTgcattcgtgtgtgtgtgtgtattggggGTGTGTTATCACGGGATGGGCTATCACAGCATAAATTtcaacagccaaaaaaaaaccgatttgtGCCACGGTTATGCATTAATCATTATTGATTGGCACTTCGGTGGAAATTGATTGGATGGGCtaacaataaaattataagTGATCGAACCTAAGGGTTGATTATAAATCGGTCAATCGACCGATCAAGATTCCTTTCTTAGGTGGGGTGTAAGGGGGGGGCGGAAACAGAGGAAACAATATATTTTGTATTAGCTCTTGAACACCCTAAAGAGAATTCTGGTCGTTTCAGTCATGGGACAAAGGAATAGAATTATGCTTGTTAGTTTTAGTAACTTTGAAGAATAAAGTTTTCCATTAGGTATTTATAATAGTTTATCTGACCTACATTGAATTTAGATCAATTGTGAAATGAAGCTTCTTTGATGAAGAAGAGCCCCATTAGCATAAAAACCCAACCCAAGTACTAGTTTCTTAGTTTCGTAGCCTTCACGGTTCACTAACCGAACTGTAACCAgcagctgcaaaaaaaaatgggataaAAACGCACATTTGAGCACTGATCGATACACCCGAAACACTGTAACGACTGCGCCCTCTCGGTTGCACTTTAAAAAGGTGTGTACTGGCAGATGCAAATGGCCTTCGCGTACTTCCGTTTTCAGCGATCTACCGAGCCGGAGCGCAAAGGGTTGAAGATGGGGTGTAACAGTCCGGCGATTTGAATGCAAGAAGAAACGGGTTGGACGGAAGTGGATACCCATGTGTGCTGGAGTGTATGAACCATTCGGATGAAGTAGATACGAGATTCATTATTCTCGATTTACATAACATCGGCATGCTGCTATGCTTAAAATGATTGGCTCTCAGCAAGGAACGGGAGGGCAGcgaaaaggaatggaaaaagcAGAACTAAAAAACGGGTATATGAGTGAGGAagatatttaaagcattaactCCACATCGAATCGAGGCTAAGGAAGCACTTCGGAAGCGTGTTTAGGGGCACGTAAAGATTagattgaaagaaaaagctttatGTTATCCCTTAACAATGATCACGAACCCTCCATACGGTGTGCGTGAGATTCAAGCATCTTGGCGCGTAATGCAATACACGCAATTGTACCCCGGCCATAAGCAAGATCGCACCACGATCGAGGTTAAAACCCTTCGAATTGAAGTAGTCGAACGCATGTTAGCTTACAGCAAAAGTAAACAGTTAACGATCATGCTTTGTACCATACTTATATTGAACTGGTCAGAATAAttgattttagtttaaaatataaaaaataaaatacttaccCTACAGGAACGGCGAACGTTTGCCGTACGGACGATGAATGTCCGGTGCAGGCGTACTGCGAACGGTACAACTCGGTCCACGAGTATGGCGTTTGTTCGTGCATGGCCGGTTACTTCGCCGTGACAGACAGTAATAACACGCGTCGATGCTTAAGAGGTAACACCGTTTGGCTAACGCTTACTAACACCATACACCCAAGCGTCTTGCGGGGGCGGTCAGTGTTACGATCACATATCTGCGGCATCACATTAATACACTCGTGTTTGTTTATCCTACCAGCGGCAACCGATATTGGGGACTACTGTCTACACAACGACCAGTGCCAGTATACGCTGAGTACGGGCAATTCGGAATGCCGTGACAATTCCTGCCAATGCGTGGATGGAGCGCACTACGTCGAGCGGGAGAAACGTTGCTACAAGACGAGCTTTCTGGGCGAATACTGTCGGCTGACGAACAATTGCATCGGAAATGATACGTACTGTCGGGATGGGATCTGCGTGTGTACACCGGGCAAACATCCGAATACGGACCGTAACAGGTGTTTGCACGATGCGAAACTCGGTGATCAGTGTTATCGGGATGAGGAATGCGTGACGGATAATTCGCGCTGTGCACAGGAGATCTGTACGTGTCGCGTCAGTCACGTGCTGAACGAGATGCGGAATCGCTGTTTGCCCAGTACGTACCATGCTTTTATAATGGTTCTGATTCGGcatttaaaattgttcttttatgctttttttcttgttgcagTTGCgagcaaaatttatgatcTCTGCGAGGAAAACATTCAATGTCTGTACAACATTCCCCATTCGCAGTGCCGCATTACAACCGGAACGGATGGCATTACTGCGGGCCGGTGTACGTGCGCTAGCCGATTCCACGAGGCAGGATTTGTACGTATAACGAACTGCGAAGCGCATATCTTTTCCCTGCTTAATAGCATTATTTACTTTCCTTACAGAAATGTGTTTCTTCGGTACACTTGAACGGAATCTGTGAGGTGAACGACAATTGTATCGATCGGGACACGAGTTGCTATCATGGGCGCTGCCGCTGTATCGATCATATGATCGAGGTAGATGGAATATGCTCCGGTACATCAGCATTGCAACGCAGCAGCATTGTGCTCGGTGGGGTAACACTTGCCGTACTGGGCAAATGGTATTACATCAGCTGACCATGGACACACGGCTGGGTGGCTTACAAAATCGCGCACATTACaccaaaacatcaaacaatctCATACGTACTTGTAGTGGTTAGCTTAAAATACTCAACAGTGAAGGTAAAAACGAAGCTACATTCAAATCTTTTAGTTCGATACTAATttataaatggaaaaaagaatcACCTCATTCATTCTCACCAAATGGAAACCAATGAACTGTGTTTACACTGCTATGTCgcttaatttttgaaaatggtttaTACATTCGTAATTGTActtaataagaaataaaaacacattgttATAAGTGATGTTCAAATGTATCTTTTCGAAGTGTTGCTTTATCaatgtaaactttttatgATGATCGCCGGTGTTGATTAGTACTGTACATTGCtaatctttttctttacaataTTGCTATAGTTTCTGTCCTTTTAAATTCAACACTTTCTTTAACTAATCCATTGAATACTGTTTTATTCCTCTCTGTGTTGCCTAACATTTGCTGttctacattatcttcttacGATACAGAAtctaataatgttttttttagaaaaatactTCCCGAATACATCGGAGATTCGAAACCTCAACAagacttttgtttttacataaaAGCATGTCGATAAGGAATTTTACAGAATACTGTAAGAATATCAATAAGGataatttgtttcataaatatatgtataatATAACAATACAAAAGACGGAAAAAAGACAACCAGCAATTACGGTGGGATTTCACACAATTCACAGCTTTAAGTACTGCAGCATTAGTGCGGGCCACAGTAGCAGCATACCTCCGGCAATGTAAGTGACCCGTGCACCTACACCCCAGAACGCTACGGACGCAACAATCGGACCGACCGCACGTGCAAGCGCTCCCAGTGATCGAAACACTCCCAGCACGGTACCTTTCTGATGGAAATCACCGTACTTTGATGTGATTGTGGTCATGCACGTTACAACGAAGGCGGTTGCTGAAACAAAACGTccaaaaagcattaaaataaatcttactTTTATATACACCAAAGGGCAAGAGAGAATTCTTACAGATGGCAAATAAAATCATGCCCAAGTAAAGCATAAGGGAAGACTCCGCCAAACCGACAATGATGAAGGCCGGGATGATTAAATACAGTCCAAATACTGCGGAAGTTTTAACCAACCGATCGGGCAGTCGGCGCACAACCGAACCCTGCAGTAATGCCATTAGCACTCCTAGaagaataattaatattaataaaacaaaattaatgtttcgTGTTCTTGTACGCACCTGTGGTGAGGAACACTTTCGCTTGATCGATCGATGTGTAGCCAAATTTGTGGTACATCAAAAATGTCACCGTAAACTCAAGGCCAGAGTACAGAAATAGGTACAGAAAGTACGTTACGCCCAAACTCCGTAGAGAGCGCACATCCTTCTGGGAAAGATTTTCCACCgcggaaaagcgaaacaacgcTCTAATACTGATATGATCGATAGCATGCGACAACGAATTGATGATACGGTTCGATCGCTTCTCCTTCGGCAGTGTTTCCTTCATACACACCGCCAGAAACAGAATGTCGGCAACGGCCAGCAGCATCGCAAACATGGCCGGTGCGAAAAACCACAGCGTACCCGTTTTGTCCGAAAAGCGTGAAAACATAGCACCGATCATTGGACCCGCTATAAAACCGAGCGAAAACGCTATCCCTACCAGAGCCATCGCTTTGCCACGGTTCTGCTGGTTGGAAACATCCGTTATTACGGCCATACAGAGCGAAACATTGCCCTTGCTGATCCCACCGACGAAACGTGCGATCACAAACAGCAGGAATGATTCCGAGTAGGCCCAAATTCCGTACGACGCTGCAATGCCGGTCTAAAATCGAACGAAAAAGCAAACGGTTAAAATGGTTCGCGAGTTCAATCGCTTTCACCTTTCACCTACCGCGCACAGTAGCATGAGCGGTTTACGACCGTAATAATCGGACAGCGCTCCGACGATCGGGCTGCTCAAGAACTGGAGGAAACTAAACATGGATCCGAGCGCACCGCCGAACAGGACGCTGGTGAACCGTTCCGgggcaccgatccacacctgGAACTGCTTAATACTGTTCGCCAGATAGCCGTACAGCTGGTTATCATTCTTCCGATAATACTCGAGCAGGGATGGAAGCAGCGGCAGTATCATCGTGAACGCAAGCAGATCCAGCAGCAGCGAGAAGAAGATTACGTACGCTGTCCGATGGGTACGGGTGATGTCCGTGATGTTTTTTGATGATTCCGGCACTTTTTCATGTTTGGGCGCGGGTTGTAGATTGTTGCGAATGTTGTGTGAGGTATTCGCTACCGCGGAACGTTTCTTTAATTCATCCAAGTTGTACGTCATGTTGATGGAGGGCTAGAGCGTAAGAACATACAACAATAATTAGGGATTATCTGATGTTTAGTACAATTTTGCAATGTCCATAATGGTGGTCTACactttcaaacaaatgaacaaattaGTTTCAAAATGATCAccttttattacaatttcatACACTagtgcaatcgattggcacgATCGCAGCGAACGATCAAGTATGGAAAGCACCTAATCAAACAATGAATTTTTGTCGATAAATTTAAGCCACTGCTGTTACGTTGTCTATTGCTTGCAAACCAATAAGGGCCAAACGCGTGTCTGTCTCGACAGCCACGATCACAAGATGGTAGTAAAAACAGCTGCGTGAGATGTCTAGACCAACACACAAACGTTCAACCGGATCGCAAGCGACTATGTATCGTACTTTCACTTTTACCACCTCGTCGCGCGTTTGACCGTGCCACACTCCCAAGGAAAGCCACCGAAGGCTTCGCGGCCCGCACGCTAAGCAGCATCGATCTTTCTCCGTCCAGCGCGTATACAGGCGGGTTTGTAGTGGTGACGATTTCCGCCAGTGATGCTGCCGCCTCGAGGTAAGATTTAATGGTTCATTGCAAATATCGTACGAACGCACGTCAAATGTAGGAGGGTACTGGTAGAAAACTAACGCTAGCCGTAATGCGCCGGCACTTTGTTGCAAATTCAGTGCAAACAATAACCCACACGGCACGTTATCAGCGGATGTGGCTATCCATTTGTGGCACTAATCAGCTCGTTGACgataaacaaataatcaatTCTACGTGCCGCCTGTTGAGTGTGCTTATGCTGTAGATAGCAGTAGCCTTCCATTGTCTCTCTGTGCGTTATGTAGCACACCATACTCACAGAAATTAATGATGATCTTTACCTTTCAGACtcattgcgtgtgtgtgttgtattttGCTGTTATTAATGCACGAGCACAGCTGGAAACATTGTTGTTGCGGAATTGTTTCGCAGCCACAACAAAGCTTGACAGCACGCACCGGCATCACGGGTAGTGACGAGCGGCACTGCATTTTGAcagtttataaaatattttttactaaaatttgcatatttggaaagaagaGCTTATAACTGATTGTTtctgaaaatattaaaaggaaTAATAAACATTTGATATCTATAGCTTGAGGTTAAAATTTAACGGATCTGCCTAGAAGAAAGCATGCTAACAACATGTGATATGCGGTTAGTTTAAATGTTGTATTCTTTGGCGGGAATTATGAAATAGGCAGTCACATGGTAAGTTACAAGACCGTCCTTTGTTCAAATCTTATCAAGACAAGGATGTTTTTCGCTTATggaggaataaaaaagaacaactgGTCAACGGTTCCTTCTGGCCAAGCCCCCTTAACGGTTGTAGAaagaaataagaataaaacCGTTAGCCTAGCTTAAacttaaaatgttttcttcgcGTATCGACCTTCTAGATTATGCTTGCCGTAGCAGTCCTTCCTACAGAGGAAACGGTCCGACAGGCGCCGCTACTAATAAATAACCAAAAATAATGTCGTTGAATGATTTCTCTTACCTTGGTCTGTCCTTTTTTTCAACTCCGTatctgttttaaattttttatgtatattttaacACTATACAAAGAGTATGAAACGGACGGCACATCACTGCTTTAAGCGATGactaaatatttatttaatgttatttCTTTAAgattacaaa
Proteins encoded in this window:
- the LOC125763090 gene encoding prion-like-(Q/N-rich) domain-bearing protein 25 isoform X2; the protein is MGSDDRGRKKRKCGSVCYSIPGRNVVGATRSYRAVAMDVWTMCAIDATGRYKRTTTTTTPGSLRWMTVGVAVLLLLATISSVVQCQTFIRPATDIGDYCLHNDQCQYTLSTGNSECRDNSCQCVDGAHYVEREKRCYKTSFLGEYCRLTNNCIGNDTYCRDGICVCTPGKHPNTDRNRCLHDAKLGDQCYRDEECVTDNSRCAQEICTCRVSHVLNEMRNRCLPIASKIYDLCEENIQCLYNIPHSQCRITTGTDGITAGRCTCASRFHEAGFKCVSSVHLNGICEVNDNCIDRDTSCYHGRCRCIDHMIEVDGICSGTSALQRSSIVLGGVTLAVLGKWYYIS
- the LOC125763081 gene encoding major facilitator superfamily domain-containing protein 10 isoform X2; the protein is MTVLCSHHRIVEREPSKVNPRWKSCTVFSLLLIVSSCLVVSFSLHGLIADYKNHCLLKANLHIVAKTGDNGTIPTGANQTDVQYGIDEYWTNWNSGTYCDTLKNMPLFQGICCTIWLAIFLIHGPGGILPQPWRIVFPSLIFFLGCLIVSLLTASFITQGLTHLCAEFQKVDSLQGLSCARLIVYFSLVQENTTAVQVDKNYFLTLVFSWVWFGATVFGFCIILLRIPSINMTYNLDELKKRSAVANTSHNIRNNLQPAPKHEKVPESSKNITDITRTHRTAYVIFFSLLLDLLAFTMILPLLPSLLEYYRKNDNQLYGYLANSIKQFQVWIGAPERFTSVLFGGALGSMFSFLQFLSSPIVGALSDYYGRKPLMLLCATGIAASYGIWAYSESFLLFVIARFVGGISKGNVSLCMAVITDVSNQQNRGKAMALVGIAFSLGFIAGPMIGAMFSRFSDKTGTLWFFAPAMFAMLLAVADILFLAVCMKETLPKEKRSNRIINSLSHAIDHISIRALFRFSAVENLSQKDVRSLRSLGVTYFLYLFLYSGLEFTVTFLMYHKFGYTSIDQAKVFLTTGVLMALLQGSVVRRLPDRLVKTSAVFGLYLIIPAFIIVGLAESSLMLYLGMILFAISTAFVVTCMTTITSKYGDFHQKGTVLGVFRSLGALARAVGPIVASVAFWGVGARVTYIAGGMLLLWPALMLQYLKL
- the LOC125763090 gene encoding prion-like-(Q/N-rich) domain-bearing protein 25 isoform X1, with the translated sequence MGSDDRGRKKRKCGSVCYSIPGRNVVGATRSYRAVAMDVWTMCAIDATGRYKRTTTTTTPGSLRWMTVGVAVLLLLATISSVVQCQTFIRRTANVCRTDDECPVQAYCERYNSVHEYGVCSCMAGYFAVTDSNNTRRCLRAATDIGDYCLHNDQCQYTLSTGNSECRDNSCQCVDGAHYVEREKRCYKTSFLGEYCRLTNNCIGNDTYCRDGICVCTPGKHPNTDRNRCLHDAKLGDQCYRDEECVTDNSRCAQEICTCRVSHVLNEMRNRCLPIASKIYDLCEENIQCLYNIPHSQCRITTGTDGITAGRCTCASRFHEAGFKCVSSVHLNGICEVNDNCIDRDTSCYHGRCRCIDHMIEVDGICSGTSALQRSSIVLGGVTLAVLGKWYYIS
- the LOC125763081 gene encoding major facilitator superfamily domain-containing protein 10 isoform X1; protein product: MTYNLDELKKRSAVANTSHNIRNNLQPAPKHEKVPESSKNITDITRTHRTAYVIFFSLLLDLLAFTMILPLLPSLLEYYRKNDNQLYGYLANSIKQFQVWIGAPERFTSVLFGGALGSMFSFLQFLSSPIVGALSDYYGRKPLMLLCATGIAASYGIWAYSESFLLFVIARFVGGISKGNVSLCMAVITDVSNQQNRGKAMALVGIAFSLGFIAGPMIGAMFSRFSDKTGTLWFFAPAMFAMLLAVADILFLAVCMKETLPKEKRSNRIINSLSHAIDHISIRALFRFSAVENLSQKDVRSLRSLGVTYFLYLFLYSGLEFTVTFLMYHKFGYTSIDQAKVFLTTGVLMALLQGSVVRRLPDRLVKTSAVFGLYLIIPAFIIVGLAESSLMLYLGMILFAISTAFVVTCMTTITSKYGDFHQKGTVLGVFRSLGALARAVGPIVASVAFWGVGARVTYIAGGMLLLWPALMLQYLKL